The following proteins are co-located in the uncultured Draconibacterium sp. genome:
- the rpmI gene encoding 50S ribosomal protein L35, translating to MPKMKTNSGAKKRFRLTGSGKIKRKHAYKSHILTKKSTKRKRNLTYWTTIDKTNESNVKLLLCMK from the coding sequence ATGCCAAAAATGAAGACGAATTCCGGAGCTAAAAAACGCTTTAGATTAACCGGAAGTGGTAAAATTAAAAGGAAGCACGCCTACAAAAGTCATATTTTGACTAAAAAAAGTACAAAACGTAAGCGTAATTTGACTTATTGGACAACTATCGATAAGACAAACGAAAGCAACGTTAAACTTTTGTTGTGCATGAAGTAA
- the infC gene encoding translation initiation factor IF-3 — translation MAIKRRGPRRKFQPRKEQEPQHRINHKIRVPQVRLVGENIEEQGVYQLRDALRLAEEQELDLVEISPKADPPVCKIIDYSKFLYQQKKKQKEMKAKTTKVVVKEIRFGPQTDEHDFNFKLKHAEKFLQEGAKVKAFVFFKGRSILFKEQGEILLLKLATSLEDWGTVEQLPKLEGKRMTMFITPKKK, via the coding sequence ATAGCTATTAAAAGAAGAGGTCCAAGAAGAAAGTTCCAGCCACGAAAAGAGCAGGAACCGCAACATCGGATTAACCACAAAATCAGAGTGCCACAGGTACGTTTAGTTGGAGAAAATATTGAAGAACAAGGTGTTTACCAACTGCGTGATGCACTAAGACTGGCAGAAGAGCAGGAATTGGATTTGGTAGAAATTTCGCCAAAAGCTGATCCGCCTGTCTGCAAAATTATTGATTATTCAAAGTTTCTTTATCAGCAAAAAAAGAAACAAAAAGAGATGAAAGCAAAAACCACAAAAGTTGTGGTTAAAGAAATACGTTTTGGTCCGCAAACAGATGAGCACGATTTTAATTTCAAATTAAAACATGCCGAGAAATTCCTTCAGGAAGGTGCAAAAGTGAAAGCCTTTGTGTTTTTTAAAGGACGTTCGATTCTGTTTAAAGAGCAAGGCGAAATTTTACTGTTAAAACTGGCTACTTCGTTAGAAGACTGGGGAACAGTAGAGCAGTTGCCTAAATTGGAAGGCAAGCGAATGACGATGTTTATTACACCTAAAAAGAAGTAA
- the thrS gene encoding threonine--tRNA ligase — protein MIKITLPDNSVREFTEPINGYEIAKSISNRLAKDVLSISVDGEVWDLSRKIENNAAIKLHTWDDREGKVTFWHSSAHLMAEAIEAFYPGTKFGIGPTVDTGFYYDIDLPEGKVLSEKDLQKIEQKMLELARQKNDIVRSDISKEEALAMFTEKNDELKQELISELEDGTITLYNQGNFTDLCRGPHLPNTSYIKAIKLTAIAGAYWRGDEKNKMLTRVYGVTFPKAKMLEEYLLMLEEAKKRDHRKIGKEMQLFGFSEAVGQGLPLWLPKGAQLRGELENFLKKVQKKYGYEQVMTPHIGDVKLYKTSGHYEKYGKDSFQPITTPSEGEEYLLKPMNCPHHCEIYKMWPRSYKDLPVRMAEFGTVYRYEQSGELHGLTRVRSFTQDDAHIFCRPDQLKDEFKKVIDIIFIIFKALNFENYTAQISLRDPNKPEKYIGSPENWDKAEQAIVEACEEKGLNTITELGEAAFYGPKLDFMIKDALGRSWQLGTIQVDYNLPERFDLEFIGADDNRHRPIMIHRAPFGSMERFVAVLIEHTAGKFPLWLTPEQAVVLPISEKYNDYAKKVSDFLNISDIRTVVDDRNEKIGRKIRDNELKRVPYLLIVGEKEAETESVSVRRQGEGDQGSMTMNEFADFIIKEVRDQLSGLYN, from the coding sequence ATGATTAAAATAACACTTCCCGATAATAGTGTTCGTGAATTTACTGAACCAATTAATGGATACGAGATTGCAAAATCGATCTCGAACCGTTTGGCAAAAGATGTTCTGTCTATTTCGGTAGATGGAGAAGTATGGGATTTATCGCGTAAAATTGAAAACAATGCAGCTATAAAATTACATACGTGGGACGACAGGGAAGGAAAAGTAACATTCTGGCATTCATCGGCTCACCTTATGGCTGAAGCCATTGAAGCGTTTTATCCAGGAACAAAATTCGGGATAGGACCAACTGTTGACACCGGTTTTTATTACGATATTGATTTACCTGAAGGAAAAGTGTTGTCGGAAAAAGACTTGCAAAAGATTGAGCAAAAAATGCTTGAACTGGCACGTCAGAAAAATGACATTGTTCGCTCGGATATTTCTAAAGAAGAAGCATTGGCTATGTTTACTGAGAAAAATGATGAGCTGAAGCAAGAACTGATCAGTGAACTGGAAGACGGAACAATAACTTTATACAATCAAGGTAATTTTACCGATTTGTGTCGTGGACCGCACCTGCCTAATACCAGTTATATAAAAGCAATTAAACTTACTGCAATTGCAGGAGCATACTGGCGTGGCGACGAAAAAAATAAAATGCTTACCCGCGTTTATGGTGTTACTTTCCCAAAAGCAAAAATGCTGGAAGAGTATTTGCTGATGTTGGAGGAAGCTAAAAAACGCGACCACCGTAAAATTGGTAAGGAAATGCAATTGTTTGGTTTCTCGGAAGCTGTGGGGCAAGGGCTGCCATTGTGGTTGCCAAAAGGTGCGCAACTTAGAGGAGAACTGGAAAACTTTCTGAAAAAAGTTCAAAAGAAATACGGTTACGAACAGGTAATGACACCTCATATTGGTGATGTAAAATTGTATAAAACCTCAGGGCATTACGAAAAATATGGTAAAGATTCATTTCAACCCATTACAACTCCGTCAGAAGGCGAAGAGTATTTGCTGAAACCGATGAACTGTCCGCACCACTGTGAGATTTACAAAATGTGGCCACGTTCGTACAAAGATCTGCCGGTTCGTATGGCTGAGTTCGGAACAGTATACCGTTACGAACAAAGTGGTGAGTTACACGGATTAACACGTGTACGTAGTTTCACCCAGGATGATGCACATATTTTCTGTCGTCCTGATCAGTTAAAAGACGAATTCAAAAAAGTAATCGATATTATTTTTATCATTTTCAAAGCCTTAAACTTCGAAAATTATACTGCACAAATATCTCTTCGCGATCCGAATAAACCTGAAAAATACATCGGTTCTCCTGAAAACTGGGACAAAGCCGAACAGGCAATTGTTGAAGCATGTGAAGAAAAAGGATTGAATACAATTACCGAATTGGGTGAGGCAGCATTTTACGGACCTAAACTCGATTTTATGATTAAAGACGCGTTAGGAAGAAGTTGGCAGCTTGGAACAATTCAAGTAGATTACAACCTGCCTGAGCGTTTTGATTTAGAGTTTATTGGAGCAGATGACAACCGTCACCGTCCGATTATGATACACCGTGCACCTTTCGGATCGATGGAACGTTTTGTTGCTGTATTGATCGAGCACACTGCCGGAAAATTCCCGCTTTGGTTAACACCCGAGCAAGCAGTTGTTTTACCAATCAGTGAAAAGTATAACGATTATGCTAAAAAAGTTTCAGATTTTCTAAATATTTCCGATATTCGCACCGTCGTTGACGATCGTAACGAAAAGATTGGTAGGAAGATACGAGACAACGAACTAAAAAGAGTACCTTATTTATTGATTGTTGGAGAAAAAGAAGCAGAAACCGAATCTGTTTCAGTGCGTCGCCAAGGCGAAGGAGACCAGGGTTCGATGACAATGAATGAATTTGCAGACTTTATAATAAAAGAAGTAAGAGATCAATTATCAGGATTGTATAACTAA
- a CDS encoding chorismate mutase, with protein sequence MGFKDPKDCHSLEEVRNEIDKIDEHIILLFAERHKYVEEIVRFKNDKDAVIAQERKDQVILDRKKWAKENGLNAETFEKIYTILIESNINHELELLKNKK encoded by the coding sequence ATGGGTTTTAAAGATCCAAAAGATTGCCATTCGTTGGAAGAGGTAAGAAATGAAATTGACAAAATTGACGAGCACATTATTTTATTGTTCGCCGAACGTCATAAATACGTTGAAGAAATAGTACGTTTTAAAAATGATAAAGATGCCGTAATTGCTCAGGAACGCAAGGATCAGGTGATTCTTGACCGAAAAAAATGGGCAAAAGAAAACGGACTAAACGCCGAAACTTTTGAAAAGATTTATACGATTTTGATTGAAAGCAATATAAATCATGAACTTGAATTATTAAAAAACAAAAAATAA
- a CDS encoding aldolase catalytic domain-containing protein codes for MYKADIKVMDCTVRDGGLMNKWQFSDDFVRGVYQSCVEAGVDYMEIGYKSSESAFDRKEVGPWKFCDDKDLRRIVGDNDTNLKLSAMADIGRIDPNDIPPASESLIDMMRVACYCHQVDKAVWLAEHCMDKGYEVTINLMAVSTVSEPELDQALADLAKSRVPIIYVVDSFGSLYCESIEHLVKKYAAALPGKELGIHAHNNMQLAMSNTVTSLMNGVTMLDATLLGMGRGAGNCPVEILIAFLKNPKYRLLPLIDAIQHHVKPWQEKIDWGYHIPYLITGAMNEHPRSAMKWMDSEQKDDFVTFMKEMHDYELLE; via the coding sequence ATGTACAAAGCAGATATTAAAGTAATGGATTGCACCGTTCGCGATGGCGGACTGATGAATAAGTGGCAATTCAGCGATGATTTTGTGAGAGGAGTTTATCAAAGTTGTGTTGAAGCCGGTGTTGATTACATGGAGATTGGCTACAAAAGCAGCGAATCGGCATTCGACAGAAAAGAAGTAGGCCCCTGGAAATTTTGCGACGATAAAGATTTGCGTAGAATTGTAGGAGATAACGATACAAATTTGAAACTTTCGGCAATGGCAGATATCGGTCGTATCGACCCGAACGACATTCCTCCTGCAAGCGAGAGTTTAATCGACATGATGCGTGTGGCATGTTATTGTCACCAGGTTGATAAAGCTGTTTGGCTGGCCGAACACTGCATGGACAAAGGCTACGAGGTAACTATAAATTTAATGGCTGTTTCAACTGTTAGCGAACCGGAATTGGATCAGGCCTTGGCTGATCTTGCTAAATCGCGAGTGCCAATTATTTATGTGGTAGATAGTTTTGGTAGTTTGTATTGCGAGAGCATTGAACACCTGGTTAAAAAATACGCAGCCGCTCTACCCGGAAAAGAACTTGGAATACATGCACACAACAACATGCAACTGGCAATGTCGAACACTGTTACATCGTTAATGAATGGTGTAACCATGCTGGATGCCACACTTTTAGGAATGGGACGTGGTGCAGGAAACTGCCCTGTCGAAATTCTTATCGCATTTTTGAAAAACCCGAAATATCGTTTACTTCCTTTAATTGATGCCATTCAGCACCATGTAAAACCATGGCAGGAAAAAATTGACTGGGGATACCATATTCCTTATTTAATTACCGGAGCCATGAACGAACATCCACGAAGTGCTATGAAATGGATGGATTCGGAACAAAAAGATGACTTTGTAACATTTATGAAAGAAATGCACGACTACGAATTGTTAGAATAG